The Thunnus albacares chromosome 21, fThuAlb1.1, whole genome shotgun sequence genome window below encodes:
- the rpl21 gene encoding 60S ribosomal protein L21 produces the protein MTNTRGKRRGTRYMFSRPFRKHGPIPLSTYMRIYKKGDIVDIKGTGTIQKGMPHKCYHGKTGRVYNVTQHAVGIIVNKQVKGKILAKRINVRIEHVKHSKSRDSFLQRVKENEGKKMEAKQKGSWVELKRQPAPPRDAHFVSTKKNQPQLLEPIPYEFMA, from the exons ATGACGAACACCAGAGGCAAGAGGAGGGGGACGAGGTACATGTTCAGCAGGCCCTTCCGCAAGCATG GCCCAATTCCCCTGTCCACATACATGCGCATCTACAAGAAAGGAGACATCGTTGACATCAAG GGCACAGGTACCATTCAGAAGGGTATGCCTCATAAATGCTACCATGGCAAGACAGGACGTGTCTACAATGTAACCCAACATGCTGTCGGCATCATTGTCAACAAGCAGGTCAA GGGCAAGATCCTGGCCAAGAGGATCAACGTGCGCATTGAGCATGTGAAGCACTCAAAGAGCAGGGACAGTTTCCTGCAGCGTGTCAAAGAGAACGAGGGCAAGAAGATGGAGGCCAAGCAGAAGGGCAGCTGGGTGGAACTCAAGCGTCAG CCTGCTCCCCCCAGAGACGCTCACTTCGTCAGCACCAAGAAAAACCAGCCACAGCTGCTGGAGCCCATCCCCTATGAGTTCATGGCATAA
- the usp12a gene encoding ubiquitin carboxyl-terminal hydrolase 12A: MEILMTVSKFASFCTMGANASALEKEIGSEQFPVNEHYFGLVNFGNTCYCNSVLQALYFCRPFREKILAYRSQPRRKENLLTCLADLFHSIANQKRKVGVIPPKKFITRLRKENELFDNYMQQDAHEFLNYLLNTIADLLQEERKQDKTNGRLANGTLDSQNNNSNATPAPTWVHEIFQGTLTNETRCLTCETISSKDEDFLDLSVDVEQNTSITHCLRGFSNTETLCSEYKYYCEECRSKQEAHKRMRVKKLPMILALHLKRFKYMEQLQRYTKLSYRVVFPLELRLFNTSGDATNPERLYDLVAVVVHCGSGPNRGHYIAIVKSHDFWLLFDDDIVEKIDAQAIEEFYGLTSEISKNSESGYILFYQSRD, encoded by the exons ATGGAAATCCTAATGACAGTCTCCAAATTTGCCTCCTTTTGTACCATG GGCGCCAATGCCTCTGCTCTGGAGAAAGAGATTGGATCTGAGCAGTTTCCGGTCAATGAGCACTACTTTGGCCTGGTCAAT TTTGGGAACACCTGTTACTGCAACTCGGTGCTGCAGGCTCTCTACTTCTGCCGGCCGTTCCGGGAGAAGATCTTGGCGTATCGCAGTCAGCCTCGGCGGAAGGAGAACTTGCTCACCTGCCTGGCTGACCTGTTCCACAGTATTGCCAACCAGAAGAGGAAAGTGGGCGTCATACCGCCCAAGAAGTTCATCACACGGCTACGCAAGGAGAATG AGCTGTTTGATAACTACATGCAGCAGGATGCCCATGAGTTCCTGAACTACCTGCTCAACACCATCGCAGATCTGCTTcaggaggagaggaagcaggACAAGACCAATGGCCGCCTTGCCAACGGCACGTTGGACTcccagaacaacaacagcaatgCCACGCCCGCTCCCACCTGGGTCCACGAGATCTTCCAAGGCACTCTGACCAATGAGACACGCTGCCTCACCTGTGAAACA ataaGCAGCAAAGACGAGGACTTTCTTGACCTTTCTGTGGATGTAGAACAGAATACCTCCATCACACACTGCCTCAG AGGTTTCAgtaacacagagacactgtgcAGTGAGTACAAATACTACTGTGAAGAATGTAGAAGCAAGCAGGAGGCACACAAGAG GATGCGTGTAAAGAAGCTGCCAATGATTCTGGCTCTGCACCTGAAGCGCTTTAAGTACATGGAGCAGCTGCAGCGCTACACCAAGCTGTCCTATCGCGTTGTCTTCCCTCTGGAGCTCCGTCTCTTCAACACCTCCGGGGACGCCACCAATCCTGAGAGGCTCTATGACCTGGTCGCCGTGGTGGTGCATTGTGGGAG TGGTCCAAACAGAGGTCACTACATTGCCATTGTGAAAAGTCATGACTTCTGGTTGCTGTTCGATGATGATATTGTAGAG AAAATAGACGCGCAGGCCATAGAGGAATTCTACGGTCTGACTTCTGAAATCTCCAAGAACTCTGAGTCGGGCTACATCCTCTTTTACCAGTCCAGAGACTAA
- the gpr12 gene encoding G-protein coupled receptor 12 has protein sequence MSEEPAVTPSWLTPDPTAWASGGGGPMDNSTGLGTFPPEDSLPPSQLPLLVNPWDIVLCSSGTLIACENALVVLVIWQNPALRAPMFLLIGSLALADLLAGLGLVLHFTCAYLLRSDSAQLLTVGLVVASFSASVFSLLAITIDRYLSLYYALTYNSERTAAFTYTMLVLLWGLSLCLGLLPVTGVNCLAEEATCSVVRPLTKNNIAVLSVSFLLLFGLMLQLYVQICKIVMRHAHQIALQHHFLAASPHYVTTRKGVSTLAIILGTFAACWMPFTVYSLIADYTYPPLYTYATLVPATYNSVINPVIYAFRNQEIQKALWLVCCGCVPASVAQRARTPSDV, from the coding sequence ATGAGTGAAGAGCCAGCGGTCACCCCCAGCTGGCTGACCCCTGACCCCACAGCATGGGCCAGCGGAGGCGGGGGTCCAATGGACAACAGCACCGGCCTGGGGACGTTTCCGCCGGAGGACTCCCTCCCGCCCAGCCAGCTGCCGCTGCTGGTCAACCCTTGGGACATTGTGTTGTGCTCATCTGGGACTCTTATAGCCTGTGAGAACGCCCTGGTGGTCCTGGTGATCTGGCAGAACCCGGCGCTCAGAGCCCCAATGTTCCTGCTAATTGGCAGCCTGGCGCTGGCTGACCTGCTGGCCGGCCTGGGCCTGGTGCTTCACTTCACCTGTGCCTACTTGCTTCGCTCCGACTCGGCCCAGTTGCTGACTGTCGGCCTGGTGGTGGCCTCCTTCTCCGCCTCCGTCTTCAGCCTGCTGGCCATCACCATCGACCGCTACCTGTCGCTGTACTACGCCCTCACCTACAACTCTGAGCGGACAGCGGCCTTCACCTACACAATGCTCGTGCTACTGTGGGGTCTTTCCTTGTGTCTGGGCCTGCTGCCGGTCACAGGGGTCAACTGCCTGGCGGAGGAGGCCACGTGCAGCGTGGTGCGTCCGCTGACAAAGAACAACATCGCTGTGCTGTCCGTCTCCTTCCTGCTGCTCTTCGGCCTCATGCTGCAACTCTACGTCCAGATCTGCAAGATCGTGATGCGCCATGCTCACCAGATCGCCCTCCAGCACCACTTCCTGGCCGCCTCACCCCACTACGTCACAACACGGAAGGGCGTGTCGACGCTGGCCATCATCCTGGGCACCTTTGCTGCCTGCTGGATGCCATTCACTGTCTACTCTCTCATCGCTGACTACACCTACCCTCCACTCTACACTTACGCCACGCTGGTGCCTGCCACCTACAACTCCGTCATCAACCCAGTCATATACGCCTTCAGGAACCAGGAGATCCAGAAGGCGCTGTGGCTGGTGTGCTGCGGCTGTGTGCCTGCCAGCGTGGCCCAGCGGGCGAGGACCCCTAGTGACGTCTGA